Proteins encoded together in one Dermacentor variabilis isolate Ectoservices chromosome 2, ASM5094787v1, whole genome shotgun sequence window:
- the LOC142570263 gene encoding uncharacterized protein LOC142570263, with amino-acid sequence MDSEAQGAAQAPSTTDPEAMAVRRLELELEKARLQLECERIALRRVELEQSGRPPSVSEGSDRRGAITDGIAQCAKVLKAYRLPCDADVPIWFDEVEKLFASFQVPAHSRVHLIMPALTERVRYLLRSLNDEECTDYETVKKAVLDELKLTPAEYLGRFEKASKRKEETWAQFASRARTYLAYYLQSRHANTKEAMTELMVADRMKASLSSEALEYVLLREGEEWFKPVEVAKVLETFEQAKGKGRATKPAATASLLQHSKLASPQRTNLKCHVCHVQGHLARDCPKASNKEQQGKAPTVQKQRVQKVAVVSEEPPPEQERVLSARVQVLAQNASSGRSKLDLIPIVCGGIATVAVLDTGSEITVVRKSMLPIVLQEPSRTVRLESAFGNTIRANLATLPVGKHRPGAVIQPQRIDLVCAVTDELANGVDCLLSKEDWELLQAQEKDEFGRESIPRVANSVGVRSVEMVDNTEPDCGLSCEETTDEIPKLQGNSLIQDVNGVPSQREEFRAAQLADESLEKAWNNARNGKADKFVSDGLLCHWDSLAGVKVRQLVLPEERRNEAVPLRSLTARATCEALLEIFSRTGVPGTICSGQGTNFKSQLTQLMLEKLGCSPRFSTAEHPEGNGVVERWNRVLKNMLYHVMERDRRKWDKLIPFVLWAYHEVPHDTTGVAPFRPLYGRNPNGSLSMLQQTWTGEIAVPSTLRENYADAGSPLTALTRRGVPNSIPWLEDAQCAFESQKLTLCQAVAMNTPEPHQPYWLFTDASATAAGACLAQMSADGKEKPIAFASHRFHPTQARWSTIEREAFAIIWALKKFDYWLFGAVVNVVSDHNPLSYLTTSTPQGAKLARWALSLQRYNVTVCHRKGTCNANVDALSRLSNRSWEPIE; translated from the coding sequence atggatagtgaggcgcaaggcgctgcgcaggctccgagcacgacggatccagaagccatggcggtgagacgcctggagctggagctggaaaaggcgcgcctacagctagagtgcgagcgcattgctctacggagagtggagcttgagcagtcgggcaggccgccttcggtgtcggaaggaagcgatcggcgcggtgccatcacggatggaatagcacaatgtgctaaggtgcttaaggcataccggttgccgtgtgacgctgacgttccgatatggtttgatgaggtcgaaaagttgtttgcatcttttcaagtaccagcacatagccgtgtacatttgatcatgcctgcgctgaCTGAGCGGGTCCGTTATCTGTTGCGTAGCCTGAATGATGAGGAATGTACGGATTacgagactgtaaagaaggcggtactagatgaacttaagctcacgccagctgAATACTTGGggaggtttgaaaaggcatctaaacgaaaggaggaaacttgggctcagttcgcgtcccgagctagaacttatttggcctattaccttcaatctcgccatgcaaacacaaaagaagctatgacggagcttatggtcgctgaccgtatgaaagccagtctaagctcagaagcccttgaatatgttcttttgcgggagggcgaagagtggtttaagccagtggaggtggcgaaagtgctggagactttcgagcaagctaaagggaaaggacgagcaactaagccagccgcaacagcctcactgctgcagcactcaaaactagctagcccgcagaggacaaacttaaaatgccacgtgtgtcatgtacagggtcacctagccagagactgcccaaaagcttcaaataaagaacagcaggggaaggcgccgactgtgcaaaaacaaagggtacagaaggttgctgttgtaagtgaagaacctccaccagagcaagaaagggtgctaagcgctagagtaCAAGTCttagctcaaaatgctagttcagggaggtcaaagctggacctcATCCCTATCGTGTGCGGGGGTATAGCAACAGtagctgtgttggacacaggtagtgagataacggtggtccgtaaaagtatgttgcccATCGTGTTACAGGAGCCATCACGAACAGTAAGactcgagtcggcattcggaaacaccattcgagctaacctagctacgctgcccgtaggcaagcatcgcccgggggctgtgatacaaccgcagaggatcgatctggtgtgcgcggttacagacgaacttgcaaacggggttgactgcctgctgtcaaaggaagattgggaactactacaggcgcaggaaaaagacgAGTTTGGACGAGAAAGtattccgcgggtagccaattccgttgGAGTTCGATCAGTTGAAATGGTCGATAATACCGAGccagactgcggtctaagttgcgaggaaacgacagatgaaatccctaaattgcaagggaatagtttgatacaagatgtcaatggggtgcccagtcagcgggaggaatttcgagctgctcagctGGCCGATGAAAGCCTGGAAAAGGCCTGGAATAATGCTAGAAACGGCAAAGCTGACAAgttcgtgtcagacggacttttgtgccattgggattccttagcgggagtcaaagtgagacaactggtcctaccagaagaaagacgcaatgaggcagtgccgctccgatccctgacagcgagggccacatgcgaggctttactggaaattttcagtcgtactggagtgccgggaacgatctgttcaggccaaggtactaactttaaatctcaactgacacagttaatgttagaaaaactgggctgttcacccaggttctccactgccgaacaccctgagggcaacggagtggttgagagatggaacagagtcctcaaaaatatgttgtatcatgtaatggaacgggaccgaagaaagtgggataagctgatcccatttgttctgtgggcgtatcacgaagtgccgcatgataccaccggggtggcgccgttcaggccattgtatggtagaaacccaaatgggtccctatcaatgttgcagcaaacttggacgggtgaaattgcggtgccctcaactctgagagagaactacgccgatgcggggagcccgcttacagctttgacaaggcgaggggttcctaattcaattccatggttggaagatgcgcagtgcgcgttcgaaagtcaaaagttaactctctgtcaggctgtcgccatgaacacgcctgagcctcatcagccgtactggctattcactgatgcgtcggcgacggcggccggtgcctgtttagctcaaatgtcagcggacggaaaagaaaagccgatcgcttttgctagccatcgctttcatccgacacaggcgcgctggtcgactatagagagagaagcctttgctattatttgggcactcaagaaatttgactactggcttttcggagcagtggtgaatgttgtctctgatcataacccattgtcatatttgacaaccagcaccccgcagggggccaagttagcaagatgggcgctttcactacagcgctacaatgtaacggtgtgtcaccggaaaggaacatgtaacgccaatgttgatgcattatcaaggctctcgaatcgttcatgggagccaatcgagtaa